From the Candida dubliniensis CD36 chromosome 2, complete sequence genome, the window ATCAAAGCACGGCGTGATTTTTTGGTTAGTGGTTTTGTTGAACAGATTGGTCAAGTATGATCAAAAACCACCAATAAAAAACGTGTCCAAAGAACAAGTTCAAATAACAATAGAGCGAATTATAGACATCATTAGATACTTTAGTCAATCTGAGACGAAAGTTAGAATTTCCATTGGATCGATAGACTTGttcaaattgatattcaaattgtttgacaatttgaaattgtctCACCAATTGACGTTGCTCAAGTTTGTAAAATCCATGTCTTGCATATCAGAAgttttgaagaatttataTCACGCTGAAATTTTGGAGTTTTTGGTCAAGTTGTTGAAAAGCTATGTCCCCTCTAAAGGTAATTACAAAGAGATTATTAATGTTCTAGCTCCAATATTGTACAATAGTCTTGCCTTGAACCATAGAAGGGAGTCGGAGTTTGTCAACTTAGGAGGATTACCTTATTTAAAGACTTTGTCTATAATTAACTTACCATTCAGACAATTCATTTTGCCAATAATATGTGAATTTGTACATTGTGATGCTAGTGTCGTAAATgagttgaaaaagaatgacATAGCCAAAATATATTACaacttgttgttggatCCTTACTGGCAATCAAATGCTTTGGACTCGCTACATTGTTGGTACAAGTTAGAACCATCTTacattgatttgaattctCCTATGGCAGCTGACTGTTTGGTTGGAGGGTTTTTGCTTCCTAAGGTTTCGAATTTGGAGAGTACTTTGGAAATATATTTCAAGTTATTGACAAATAATTTTGCGTTGACAAATTATATGCTGAATATGAATGTTATAAACAGCATACTAATCAAATTGTCACTTCATGACAAAAAGAATCCAGTTATTCAACTTCTGTATTTGAAAGTTTTGAAGTGCTTGATAATATATTTGGTTGATTCTAAGAGTTCGTTACCATTTTCAAAACCCGTGGTAAATACATTACAATCATTAAAGCTGAGACAGAGTTCATTGTTGATTGAAGAAGTCACTACAGAACTTTTGCTGATGCTAAAATAGAGTGTGTATATATTATAGAGACCACTaagaattattactatATGGTAGAGAAAAAAGGGCAGCTACGAAACCGCGGCTCTAACATATGTAGATTctataaaagaaaaaaaaaaataaaataaaatcttcTCCACAATAAAAAGTTACTCTATTCCACTTCTTGTCTTTCCTAAAGCCAAATTTGGAACAGTTTGCCTACACTTTTTCAACCAATCAggttccaaaaaaaaaagaatgatcCCAATATCTTACCCTTCTCCCAGAGTTTCACAGCTCGATGCGGGTATATTAGATTCCGAATTATTTTCGTTGTTGAAAGATCAACTTTCGTCGATTTTTCAACTACACAATACAAGCAGATACTCATTTAGTCAGCACCTGGAGCTATATTCATTGCTactcaatttattaatttttagACTCACTATCTGGAAATCAGGCTCCTCGTACGGTTCTTCTTTGCAAAATTTGAAGTTGACAGATTCAAAATCAGGGAAAATCATCGGGAACTCTCGAAAGACTTTATTAGGAGCAGttattattggtggttACTTGtacaaaaaattagaatcatatcttttttctttggatGAATCATCTACACATAATTCTGCTTCAACTttggataaattgaaaaactaCTTGTTGATCAATAAAACATCAATTCTTTCTGGATTGGAGAATTCTTTAAAGATTGCTAATTTGGTCAACTTCACCTTCTTTTTAGTAAACGGGAGGTATTCATCGTTGGTTAATAGAGTATTGGGAATAATAGAGACTCCAATATCATCAGACTTGTTAAAATTCAATGGAAGCAATGTGAATTATGAGTTTCAAAATAGACAATTGGTTTGGAATGTTATGACagaatttcttgttttcattttgcCGTTGTTACAATTACGGAAACTAGGAAGAATGACAAGAAAGCTATTGGGAAGATCAAAAACTTCATTGGACGTTCAATCGGGGAATGTTCCAACTTTGACTTCATACACAAATTTACCAGTTTCAGAATGTGCCATTTGTCACGACAATAACAATCAGGCATCACAAACAGGTGGTAGAACTTTTCCATCGGCGGGGCCTGTAACAAATCCTTACATCACTAATTGTGGGCATATCTATTGCTATGTGTGTATTTCAACCCGGTTTAACATAATCAAAGTAAATGGCGAGGATATGCCCTGTCTTCGTTGTGGTAAAAGATTGGAATGGTTTGAGGAATTTGGATTGGCTGATGGTGCAGTTGACGAAGATGCTATTGTATTGAGTATTGAAAACGATGCAAGTGAAGAGCTGGAAGAGGAGCTGGACGAAGAGGGTAGTATAACAAGTGAAAAAGAGGTACATTCTTATGAGCCTGAACTTGGCCAAAACCGGATTCAAAGGCACTTGAGTGAGAGATCGACTATTTTTGACAACCAGAGTGCCGATGAGTTCAGTGAGGATGAATATAGTGAAGAAGAGGAATTCGATGCCGATGAAATGATGTAAGCATTTAATATACAAGTTc encodes:
- a CDS encoding peroxin, putative (Similar to S. cerevisiae PEX2) — encoded protein: MIPISYPSPRVSQLDAGILDSELFSLLKDQLSSIFQLHNTSRYSFSQHSELYSLLLNLLIFRLTIWKSGSSYGSSLQNLKLTDSKSGKIIGNSRKTLLGAVIIGGYLYKKLESYLFSLDESSTHNSASTLDKLKNYLLINKTSILSGLENSLKIANLVNFTFFLVNGRYSSLVNRVLGIIETPISSDLLKFNGSNVNYEFQNRQLVWNVMTEFLVFILPLLQLRKLGRMTRKLLGRSKTSLDVQSGNVPTLTSYTNLPVSECAICHDNNNQASQTGGRTFPSAGPVTNPYITNCGHIYCYVCISTRFNIIKVNGEDMPCLRCGKRLEWFEEFGLADGAVDEDAIVLSIENDASEESEEESDEEGSITSEKEVHSYEPELGQNRIQRHLSERSTIFDNQSADEFSEDEYSEEEEFDADEMM